Proteins encoded by one window of Modestobacter marinus:
- a CDS encoding alpha/beta fold hydrolase: MSSLEANPVPDVVCVPGLGLDERSWARVRRRAGGVVLRLPGMGARGPVGPLAELTDQLLAALGPGRCVLVAHSQSCQVVAAAAARDARVAGLLLLGPTTDPRMRRLPVLAGRWLRTAVREQWWQVPVIVAQWLRTGPRDMTALWRRTAPDPIDQRLRRVDVPVLVVRGTRDALCPAGWAGHLARSAPRGRLVELPGAAHMTPQTRPDDVAGLLAGLLAEVVEEQAG, encoded by the coding sequence GTGAGCAGCCTGGAGGCGAACCCTGTTCCCGACGTGGTGTGCGTTCCCGGTCTCGGTCTGGACGAACGCTCCTGGGCGCGGGTCCGGCGGCGGGCCGGCGGGGTGGTGCTGCGGCTGCCGGGCATGGGCGCGCGAGGGCCGGTCGGCCCTCTGGCGGAGCTGACCGACCAGCTGCTGGCCGCGCTCGGCCCGGGCCGCTGCGTGCTGGTCGCGCACTCGCAGAGCTGCCAGGTGGTGGCGGCCGCCGCGGCGCGGGACGCCCGGGTGGCCGGCCTGCTGCTGCTCGGCCCGACCACCGACCCGCGGATGCGCCGGCTGCCGGTGCTGGCCGGCCGGTGGCTGCGCACGGCGGTGCGGGAGCAGTGGTGGCAGGTGCCGGTGATCGTCGCGCAGTGGCTGCGGACCGGGCCGAGGGACATGACCGCCCTCTGGCGCCGGACCGCGCCCGACCCCATCGACCAGCGGCTGCGCAGGGTGGACGTGCCGGTCCTGGTCGTCCGCGGGACCCGGGACGCGCTGTGCCCCGCGGGCTGGGCGGGGCACCTGGCCAGGTCGGCTCCCCGCGGCCGGCTGGTCGAGCTGCCCGGTGCTGCGCACATGACGCCGCAGACCCGCCCGGACGACGTCGCCGGGCTGCTGGCCGGCCTGCTCGCCGAGGTGGTCGAGGAGCAGGCCGGCTGA